In a single window of the Drosophila miranda strain MSH22 chromosome XL, D.miranda_PacBio2.1, whole genome shotgun sequence genome:
- the LOC108158844 gene encoding ral GTPase-activating protein subunit beta isoform X6, with the protein MYSEWASLSAQITANSCGAQCFSVLNKFPASAGREVVVSVVKQLGTNLGITQNAEPSHLVKDEEVKWCMDVICFGLSLPLQEHETIKDCVNVYCEWLTALHPQPRISVPKPICEDANLYARQIINHFHNLFVPRQGEILPFLYQTTLGADTIKRQAVLCHRVLRTLQQTAQISQQMDRQTWDTLLLFLLAINEILLAPPTVKDDVGDQLCERVLSVLFEVWLLACVRSFPSPSMWKTLQESCSMWRHRVALVDQWNRVNLALTSRLLEFSYGPAFPQLKNADEDGQLIPLGMSNDCVAQTWYRFLRMIGNPTALCSPHIISKSSHFVQWALTHEKGAETHQHPCLQMLPQIFLNAMKGISSQVDAFLGVYQPPPHQTDSVVTNLMEIRHSLNEATSSTLQQFIHSSSASNISANSQQQGSAAQQLQLQLQHQHMHHHHHLHYPHLHLHGAGSFLRDNFMSNSASSALNAIMGHHSHHQQHQQHHQQQQLSLSQSGASPTSTAALVASNLGHSMGAVGSTSAGGSHSAGVVGSISFSTTEASLPSAGVSSTPTPPLQRRLAKSFSVAPTITQQKALPLTSMGAGVELAVARPKCNSILHVFHEWLFEAAHIGGDTWRQNRKKQACEASKRPSSMIMEHRKGSISLSQPNSLNDPASLPPTLTIDKYESGRAEAIGTLCKIFCAKKTGEEILPVYLARFYMALQQCLKITESKECDETLASILLHSGDLFRLDLDGINVLLPGFIAALEIVLPDKDLKLKTQSMAFNRTELRRSAINILLSIMVLPLHYQSLPIRDLSSETNEKMFTFIQLKSRLMNILMNALQVETDAQNTHMLLGGLLLCVQDAVTFEETDLGGGGSGSGATHLHNSGGAQHQHQHHEANLLSSGCSERSASLVSTGTASLGAQTTATMGAGSGSIRDTASAHDYPSLTISDDMSFEFGQELEGVTTYDNAHALFVRATYLVCHRLISSWKTDLNVSLAALELLSGLARLHIRETDTLVKIYEASQNLTIISSDALECKRAVKWICDYICYQCSRPPPAHSKDLHSTIVAAFQCTAAWLMQHPYLLQDKDCLQTVLEVVELGISGTKSQSKSGDIPKFKDEKELKPASMRVRDAAENLLTIILEQVGYFPSECGPESISSLLDELALMKHCNSMVPAAAASTEQAIAKFKYFVTENSTILALLEEPLGNDQDPQPTVTLLIRGPFGRHAWTMQLRHLPRSKSGIKYHAVNPGRPIPMNDISQRPECEQKNFPDGVDKVQPCVADYSIPTIEQIREQYGSASIRELELILENQSIHEKLAWAEADNSVDSLSHSQECVPPLVCQEFHAARLFLSHFGFLTFETRNPHNPAESLGTPPQRPLIVLDTKSTAFAADLDRLDKLSARTHDTVYVFYVKTGQTSAQQIIGNMVEEPSLTYDPHFAGMLQTLGWPVLVADHSGWTGFAHNSWSLKGTPEEQHQQQQQLQLKSNVPSELNYNGSQRVLYWADVSSEIAFVVPTTWNLRYNSDISDGASIANSDQIGSSNVWARCESDTGTGPAKSKPRNLSLELETATGTGAGTGRTQKEPVPPTRRKGNVTKPTLLAQAPAKIFLVWLESYEDYLNFPLEDLLAYTRTGEELHSLQQPRAADCHVIFVHSLLSGLLRVKLQGPPGRMSFATPLVDGMVLSRRVVGNLVRQTALNISRRRRLDNDNYQPPHVRRRLKVQDIVQKYKMDLSEAELLAHLFQRAI; encoded by the exons ATGTACTCTGAATGGGCCTCGCTGTCGGCCCAGATTACAGCTAACAGCTGCGGGGCGCAATGCTTCAGTGTGCTGAACAAGTTTCCAGCCTCGGCTGGACGGGAAGTGGTCGTGTCGGTGGTTAAGCAGCTGGGCACCAATCTGGGCATCACTCAGAATGCCGAGCCAAGTCATCTGGTCAAGGATGAGGAG GTGAAATGGTGCATGGATGTGATCTGCTTCGGGCTGTCGCTGCCCCTGCAAGAGCACGAGACCATCAAGGACTGCGTAAATGTCTACTGCGAGTGGCTCACTGCGTTGCATCCACAGCCGCGCATCAGTGTGCCGAAGCCCATATGCGAGGATGCCAATCTGTATGCCCGCCAGATAATCAACCATTTCCACAATCTTTTTGTTCCGCGCCAGGGCGAAA TCTTGCCATTTCTATACCAAACCACGCTTG GTGCCGACACCATCAAGCGGCAGGCGGTGCTCTGTCATCGGGTACTGCGTACTCTGCAGCAGACTGCGCAGATTTCGCAGCAAATGGATCGTCAGACTTGGGACACATTGCTGCTCTTCCTTTTGGCCATTAACGAGATTCTACTGGCGCCGCCCACCGTCAAGGACGATGTGGGGGATCAGCTGTGCGAGCGTGTGCTCTCCGTGCTCTTCGAAGTGTGGCTTCTGGCCTGCGTGCGCAGTTTCCCGTCGCCTTCGATGTGGAAGACGCTGCAGGAGTCGTGCTCCATGTGGCGGCATCGCGTGGCCCTTGTCGATCAGTGGAATCGTGTCAACTTGGCCCTGACGTCGCGACTTCTCGAGTTCAGCTACGGACCAGCGTTTCCCCAGCTCAAAAATG CCGATGAGGATGGCCAGCTGATACCCCTTGGCATGTCAAATGATTGTGTGGCCCAGACATGGTATCGCTTCTTGCGTATGATCGGTAATCCCACTGCGCTCTGCTCGCCGCACATCATCAGCAAATCGTCGCACTTCGTGCAGTGGGCACTCACCCACGAGAAGGGGGCCGAGACGCACCAGCATCCGTGTCTGCAGATGCTGCCGCAGATCTTTCTCAATGCGATGAAGGGCATCTCCAGCCAGGTTGATGCGTTTCTGG GCGTTTATCAGCCGCCGCCACATCAAACGGATAGTGTCGTGACGAATCTAATGGAAATACGGCACTCGCTGAACGAGGCCACCTCCTCCACGCTGCAGCAGTTCATCCACTCGAGCAGCGCATCGAATATATCGGCAAATAGCCAGCAGCAGGGCTCCGCCGCTCAACAActgcagctccagctccagcatcAGCATATGCATCACCACCATCACCTACACTATCCGCACTTGCATTTACATGGCGCTGGCAGCTTCCTGCGCGACAATTTCATGAGCAACTCGGCCAGCTCTGCTCTGAATGCCATCATGGGTCATCACAGTcaccatcagcagcatcagcagcaccaccagcagcaacagctatCACTCTCCCAGAGCGGAGCCTCGCCTACGTCGACCGCTGCCTTAGTTGCCAGTAATTTGGGACACTCGATGGGGGCCGTTGGAAGCACCAGCGCTGGTGGTAGCCATTCGGCCGGAGTCGTCGGCAGCATATCCTTTAGCACGACTGAGGCTAGCCTGCCATCGGCGGGTGTCTCCAGCACGCCCACACCTCCGCTACAGCGACGATTGGCCAAGAGTTTTAGCGTGGCGCCCACCATAACGCAGCAGAAGG CTCTGCCGCTGACATCGATGGGAGCTGGCGTTGAGCTGGCGGTGGCGCGGCCCAAGTGTAACAGCATTCTCCACGTATTCCACGAGTGGCTGTTCGAGGCAGCGCACATAGGTGGCGATACCTGGCGCCAGAACCGCAAGA AACAGGCATGCGAAGCCAGTAAGCGGCCATCGTCGATGATAATGGAGCACCGCAAGGGTTCAATATCGCTATCGCAGCCCAACTCTCTGAACGATCCGGCCTCTCTGCCACCCACGCTGACCATCGATAAGTACGAGTCGGGCAGGGCCGAGGCCATTGGTACACTTTGCAAGATATTCTGTGCGAAGAAAACCGGCGAAGAGATACTGCCGGTCTATTTGGCCCGCTTCTATATGGCCCTCCAGCAGTGCCTGAAGATCACCGAGTCGAAGGAGTGCGACGAGACGCTGGCCAGCATTCTGCTGCATTCGGGTGATCTCTTTCGCCTGGACCTGGATGGGATCAATGTCCTGCTGCCGGGCTTCATAGCCGCCCTAGAGATTGTGCTGCCCGACAAGGATCTGAAGCTGAAAACGCAGTCAATGGCATTCAACCGGACGGAGCTGCGGCGCTCGGCCATCAACATACTGCTGTCGATAATGGTGCTGCCCCTTCATTACCAGTCACTGCCCATTCGAGATCTGTCCAGTGAGACGAACGAGAA GATGTTCACGTTCATCCAGCTCAAGTCGCGACTTATGAACATTCTGATGAACGCTCTGCAGGTGGAGACAGATGCCCAGAACACACACATGCTGCTGGGCGGCCTGCTGTTGTGCGTCCAGGATGCCGTCACCTTCGAGGAGACCGATctgggcggcggcggctctggctctggcgcCACTCATCTGCACAACTCCGGCGGTgcccagcaccagcaccagcaccatgAGGCCAATCTCCTCAGCTCGG GTTGCTCGGAGCGTTCCGCTTCGCTGGTCAGCACCGGCACGGCCAGCTTAGGGGCCCAAACGACGGCCACCATGGGAGCTGGCTCGGGCTCCATACGCGACACGGCCTCAGCCCACGATTATCCAAGTTTGACCATCTCCGATGACATGTCATTCGAGTTTGGCCAAGAGCTGGAGGGCGTGACCACATATG ATAATGCCCATGCCTTGTTCGTGCGTGCCACGTATTTGGTCTGCCATCGGCTCATCTCGTCGTGGAAAACGGACTTAAATGTCTCACTGGCGGCCCTTGAGCTGTTGTCCGGCTTGGCCAGGCTCCACATACGGGAAACAG ACACATTAGTGAAAATATACGAAGCTAGTCAGAATCTAACGATAATCTCCTCAGACGCTCTAGAGTGCAAGCGGGCCGTCAAGTGGATCTGCGACTACATATGTTATCAGTGCTCGAGGCCGCCGCCGGCCCACAGCAAGGATCTGCACAGCACGATTGTGGCTGCCTTCCAGTGCACCGCTGCATGGCTGATGCAGCATCCGTATCTGCTGCAGGATAAGGACTGCCTGCAGACAGTTCTGGAGGTGGTTGAGCTGGGCATATCTGGCaccaagagccagagcaaaaGCGGCGATATACCCAAGTTCAAGGATGAGAAGGAGCTGAAACCGGCCTCCATGAGGGTGCGAGACGCTGCCGAGAATCTGCTCACAATCATACTCGAACAGGTCGGCTATTTCCCAAGCGAGTGCGGCCCCGAGTCCATATCCTCCCTGCTCGATGAGCTGGCACTGATGAAGCACTGCAACTCGATGGTGCCGGCGGCGGCGGCCAGCACCGAGCAGGCAATTGCCAAGTTCAAGTATTTTGTGACGGAGAACTCGACGATATTGGCCCTGCTCGAGGAGCCGCTGGGCAACGATCAGGACCCGCAGCCAACAGTGACAC TGCTGATACGTGGACCATTTGGACGACATGCCTGGACCATGCAGCTGCGTCATCTTCCACGCAGTAAGTCGGGCATCAAGTACCACGCCGTCAATCCTGGTCGGCCCATTCCTATGAACGATATTAGCCAGAGACCCGAGTGCGAGCAGAAGAACTTCCCCGACGGCGTTGACAAGGTGCAGCCCTGCGTGGCCGACTATTCCATACCCACTATCGAGCAGATTCGCGAGCAGTATGGATCCGCGAGCATCAGGGAGCTGGAATTGATCCTCGAGAACCAGAGCATCCACGAGAAGCTGGCCTGGGCGGAGGCCGACAACAGTGTGGACAGTCTGTCGCATTCGCAAGAGTGCGTGCCGCCGTTGGTGTGCCAAGAGTTCCATGCCGCACGGCTTTTCCTATCTCATTTTGGCTTCCTCACATTCGAGACGCGCAATCCACACAATCCAGCGGAGTCGCTGGGAACACCGCCTCAGCGGCCCCTCATTGTGCTGGACACCAAGTCGACAGCATTTGCCGCCGATCTGGACAGGCTGGATAAGCTCAGTGCTCGCACCCATGATACCGTCTATGTATTCTATGTAAAG ACGGGTCAGACAAGTGCCCAGCAAATAATTGGCAATATGGTGGAGGAGCCCTCCCTAACCTACGATCCGCACTTTGCCGGCATGCTGCAAACCCTTGGATGGCCGGTGCTGGTGGCCGATCACTCTGGCTGGACGGGCTTTGCACACAACTCCTGGTCGCTGAAGGGAACGCCGGaggagcagcatcagcagcagcagcagctgcagcttaAATCCAATGTACCCAGCGAGCTCAATTATAATGGATCGCAGCGTGTGCTCTACTGGGCGGATGTCTCGTCGGAGATTGCTTTCGTTGTGCCGACCACTTGGAATCTGCGCTACAACAGCGACATCAGCGATGGCGCCAGCATAGCCAACAGTGATCAGATCGGATCGAGCAATGTGTGGGCACGTTGCGAGTCGGATACGGGAACTGGTCCAGCCAAGTCCAAGCCGCGGAATCTCAGCTTAGAATTGGAAACGGCCACCGGCACCGGTGCCGGTACCGGTCGCACGCAAAAGGAGCCTGTGCCGCCAACGCGACGCAAAGGGAACGTAACCAAGCCGACGCTGCTCGCTCAGGCGCCTGCCAAGATCTTCCTGGTGTGGCTGGAGAGCTACGAGGACTATCTGAACTTCCCGCTCGAGGATCTTCTTGCCTACACCCGCACCGGCGAGGAGCTGCACTCGCTCCAGCAACCCAGGGCCGCCGACTGTCATGTGATCTTCGTGCACTCGCTTCTGTCGGGACTATTAAGGGTCAAACTGCAGGGTCCACCCGGTCGCATGAGCTTTGCCACGCCCCTAGTCGATGGCATGGTGCTGAGTCGGCGCGTCGTTGGCAATCTGGTACGTCAGACGGCCCTAAACATATCCCGACGACGGCGACTGGACAATGATAA CTACCAACCGCCGCATGTGCGACGGCGATTGAAGGTGCAGGACATTGTCCAGAAGTACAAAATGGACTTGAGCGAGGCCGAGCTGTTGGCCCATCTGTTCCAGCGCGCAATTTAG
- the LOC108158844 gene encoding ral GTPase-activating protein subunit beta isoform X2 yields the protein MYSEWASLSAQITANSCGAQCFSVLNKFPASAGREVVVSVVKQLGTNLGITQNAEPSHLVKDEEVKWCMDVICFGLSLPLQEHETIKDCVNVYCEWLTALHPQPRISVPKPICEDANLYARQIINHFHNLFVPRQGEILPFLYQTTLGADTIKRQAVLCHRVLRTLQQTAQISQQMDRQTWDTLLLFLLAINEILLAPPTVKDDVGDQLCERVLSVLFEVWLLACVRSFPSPSMWKTLQESCSMWRHRVALVDQWNRVNLALTSRLLEFSYGPAFPQLKNADEDGQLIPLGMSNDCVAQTWYRFLRMIGNPTALCSPHIISKSSHFVQWALTHEKGAETHQHPCLQMLPQIFLNAMKGISSQVDAFLGVYQPPPHQTDSVVTNLMEIRHSLNEATSSTLQQFIHSSSASNISANSQQQGSAAQQLQLQLQHQHMHHHHHLHYPHLHLHGAGSFLRDNFMSNSASSALNAIMGHHSHHQQHQQHHQQQQLSLSQSGASPTSTAALVASNLGHSMGAVGSTSAGGSHSAGVVGSISFSTTEASLPSAGVSSTPTPPLQRRLAKSFSVAPTITQQKGLSKTSLIGLTGGGARNAIGSSSSSSYIHSSGSTSAGPVQGTGGVAAAPGSGITTATGAGTGSGSGGQAPAPAAAAAPTTPTSTSGPPSASSSINSLPLTSMGAGVELAVARPKCNSILHVFHEWLFEAAHIGGDTWRQNRKKQACEASKRPSSMIMEHRKGSISLSQPNSLNDPASLPPTLTIDKYESGRAEAIGTLCKIFCAKKTGEEILPVYLARFYMALQQCLKITESKECDETLASILLHSGDLFRLDLDGINVLLPGFIAALEIVLPDKDLKLKTQSMAFNRTELRRSAINILLSIMVLPLHYQSLPIRDLSSETNEKMFTFIQLKSRLMNILMNALQVETDAQNTHMLLGGLLLCVQDAVTFEETDLGGGGSGSGATHLHNSGGAQHQHQHHEANLLSSGCSERSASLVSTGTASLGAQTTATMGAGSGSIRDTASAHDYPSLTISDDMSFEFGQELEGVTTYDNAHALFVRATYLVCHRLISSWKTDLNVSLAALELLSGLARLHIRETVKIYEASQNLTIISSDALECKRAVKWICDYICYQCSRPPPAHSKDLHSTIVAAFQCTAAWLMQHPYLLQDKDCLQTVLEVVELGISGTKSQSKSGDIPKFKDEKELKPASMRVRDAAENLLTIILEQVGYFPSECGPESISSLLDELALMKHCNSMVPAAAASTEQAIAKFKYFVTENSTILALLEEPLGNDQDPQPTVTLLIRGPFGRHAWTMQLRHLPRSKSGIKYHAVNPGRPIPMNDISQRPECEQKNFPDGVDKVQPCVADYSIPTIEQIREQYGSASIRELELILENQSIHEKLAWAEADNSVDSLSHSQECVPPLVCQEFHAARLFLSHFGFLTFETRNPHNPAESLGTPPQRPLIVLDTKSTAFAADLDRLDKLSARTHDTVYVFYVKTGQTSAQQIIGNMVEEPSLTYDPHFAGMLQTLGWPVLVADHSGWTGFAHNSWSLKGTPEEQHQQQQQLQLKSNVPSELNYNGSQRVLYWADVSSEIAFVVPTTWNLRYNSDISDGASIANSDQIGSSNVWARCESDTGTGPAKSKPRNLSLELETATGTGAGTGRTQKEPVPPTRRKGNVTKPTLLAQAPAKIFLVWLESYEDYLNFPLEDLLAYTRTGEELHSLQQPRAADCHVIFVHSLLSGLLRVKLQGPPGRMSFATPLVDGMVLSRRVVGNLVRQTALNISRRRRLDNDNYQPPHVRRRLKVQDIVQKYKMDLSEAELLAHLFQRAI from the exons ATGTACTCTGAATGGGCCTCGCTGTCGGCCCAGATTACAGCTAACAGCTGCGGGGCGCAATGCTTCAGTGTGCTGAACAAGTTTCCAGCCTCGGCTGGACGGGAAGTGGTCGTGTCGGTGGTTAAGCAGCTGGGCACCAATCTGGGCATCACTCAGAATGCCGAGCCAAGTCATCTGGTCAAGGATGAGGAG GTGAAATGGTGCATGGATGTGATCTGCTTCGGGCTGTCGCTGCCCCTGCAAGAGCACGAGACCATCAAGGACTGCGTAAATGTCTACTGCGAGTGGCTCACTGCGTTGCATCCACAGCCGCGCATCAGTGTGCCGAAGCCCATATGCGAGGATGCCAATCTGTATGCCCGCCAGATAATCAACCATTTCCACAATCTTTTTGTTCCGCGCCAGGGCGAAA TCTTGCCATTTCTATACCAAACCACGCTTG GTGCCGACACCATCAAGCGGCAGGCGGTGCTCTGTCATCGGGTACTGCGTACTCTGCAGCAGACTGCGCAGATTTCGCAGCAAATGGATCGTCAGACTTGGGACACATTGCTGCTCTTCCTTTTGGCCATTAACGAGATTCTACTGGCGCCGCCCACCGTCAAGGACGATGTGGGGGATCAGCTGTGCGAGCGTGTGCTCTCCGTGCTCTTCGAAGTGTGGCTTCTGGCCTGCGTGCGCAGTTTCCCGTCGCCTTCGATGTGGAAGACGCTGCAGGAGTCGTGCTCCATGTGGCGGCATCGCGTGGCCCTTGTCGATCAGTGGAATCGTGTCAACTTGGCCCTGACGTCGCGACTTCTCGAGTTCAGCTACGGACCAGCGTTTCCCCAGCTCAAAAATG CCGATGAGGATGGCCAGCTGATACCCCTTGGCATGTCAAATGATTGTGTGGCCCAGACATGGTATCGCTTCTTGCGTATGATCGGTAATCCCACTGCGCTCTGCTCGCCGCACATCATCAGCAAATCGTCGCACTTCGTGCAGTGGGCACTCACCCACGAGAAGGGGGCCGAGACGCACCAGCATCCGTGTCTGCAGATGCTGCCGCAGATCTTTCTCAATGCGATGAAGGGCATCTCCAGCCAGGTTGATGCGTTTCTGG GCGTTTATCAGCCGCCGCCACATCAAACGGATAGTGTCGTGACGAATCTAATGGAAATACGGCACTCGCTGAACGAGGCCACCTCCTCCACGCTGCAGCAGTTCATCCACTCGAGCAGCGCATCGAATATATCGGCAAATAGCCAGCAGCAGGGCTCCGCCGCTCAACAActgcagctccagctccagcatcAGCATATGCATCACCACCATCACCTACACTATCCGCACTTGCATTTACATGGCGCTGGCAGCTTCCTGCGCGACAATTTCATGAGCAACTCGGCCAGCTCTGCTCTGAATGCCATCATGGGTCATCACAGTcaccatcagcagcatcagcagcaccaccagcagcaacagctatCACTCTCCCAGAGCGGAGCCTCGCCTACGTCGACCGCTGCCTTAGTTGCCAGTAATTTGGGACACTCGATGGGGGCCGTTGGAAGCACCAGCGCTGGTGGTAGCCATTCGGCCGGAGTCGTCGGCAGCATATCCTTTAGCACGACTGAGGCTAGCCTGCCATCGGCGGGTGTCTCCAGCACGCCCACACCTCCGCTACAGCGACGATTGGCCAAGAGTTTTAGCGTGGCGCCCACCATAACGCAGCAGAAGG GCTTGAGCAAAACCTCGCTTATCGGCCTCACGGGGGGCGGTGCACGCAATGcgatcggcagcagcagcagcagcagctacatcCACAGCAGCGGCTCGACGAGCGCTGGCCCCGTCCAAGGCACGGGTGGTGTTGCCGCTGCCCCTGGCAGTGGCATTACTACTGCCACTGGCGCTGGCACTGGCTCCGGTTCTGGTGGCCAGGCACCGGCTccagctgcggctgcggcaCCCACAACGCCAACATCGACATCGGGTCCGCCCTCGGcgagcagcagcatcaact CTCTGCCGCTGACATCGATGGGAGCTGGCGTTGAGCTGGCGGTGGCGCGGCCCAAGTGTAACAGCATTCTCCACGTATTCCACGAGTGGCTGTTCGAGGCAGCGCACATAGGTGGCGATACCTGGCGCCAGAACCGCAAGA AACAGGCATGCGAAGCCAGTAAGCGGCCATCGTCGATGATAATGGAGCACCGCAAGGGTTCAATATCGCTATCGCAGCCCAACTCTCTGAACGATCCGGCCTCTCTGCCACCCACGCTGACCATCGATAAGTACGAGTCGGGCAGGGCCGAGGCCATTGGTACACTTTGCAAGATATTCTGTGCGAAGAAAACCGGCGAAGAGATACTGCCGGTCTATTTGGCCCGCTTCTATATGGCCCTCCAGCAGTGCCTGAAGATCACCGAGTCGAAGGAGTGCGACGAGACGCTGGCCAGCATTCTGCTGCATTCGGGTGATCTCTTTCGCCTGGACCTGGATGGGATCAATGTCCTGCTGCCGGGCTTCATAGCCGCCCTAGAGATTGTGCTGCCCGACAAGGATCTGAAGCTGAAAACGCAGTCAATGGCATTCAACCGGACGGAGCTGCGGCGCTCGGCCATCAACATACTGCTGTCGATAATGGTGCTGCCCCTTCATTACCAGTCACTGCCCATTCGAGATCTGTCCAGTGAGACGAACGAGAA GATGTTCACGTTCATCCAGCTCAAGTCGCGACTTATGAACATTCTGATGAACGCTCTGCAGGTGGAGACAGATGCCCAGAACACACACATGCTGCTGGGCGGCCTGCTGTTGTGCGTCCAGGATGCCGTCACCTTCGAGGAGACCGATctgggcggcggcggctctggctctggcgcCACTCATCTGCACAACTCCGGCGGTgcccagcaccagcaccagcaccatgAGGCCAATCTCCTCAGCTCGG GTTGCTCGGAGCGTTCCGCTTCGCTGGTCAGCACCGGCACGGCCAGCTTAGGGGCCCAAACGACGGCCACCATGGGAGCTGGCTCGGGCTCCATACGCGACACGGCCTCAGCCCACGATTATCCAAGTTTGACCATCTCCGATGACATGTCATTCGAGTTTGGCCAAGAGCTGGAGGGCGTGACCACATATG ATAATGCCCATGCCTTGTTCGTGCGTGCCACGTATTTGGTCTGCCATCGGCTCATCTCGTCGTGGAAAACGGACTTAAATGTCTCACTGGCGGCCCTTGAGCTGTTGTCCGGCTTGGCCAGGCTCCACATACGGGAAACAG TGAAAATATACGAAGCTAGTCAGAATCTAACGATAATCTCCTCAGACGCTCTAGAGTGCAAGCGGGCCGTCAAGTGGATCTGCGACTACATATGTTATCAGTGCTCGAGGCCGCCGCCGGCCCACAGCAAGGATCTGCACAGCACGATTGTGGCTGCCTTCCAGTGCACCGCTGCATGGCTGATGCAGCATCCGTATCTGCTGCAGGATAAGGACTGCCTGCAGACAGTTCTGGAGGTGGTTGAGCTGGGCATATCTGGCaccaagagccagagcaaaaGCGGCGATATACCCAAGTTCAAGGATGAGAAGGAGCTGAAACCGGCCTCCATGAGGGTGCGAGACGCTGCCGAGAATCTGCTCACAATCATACTCGAACAGGTCGGCTATTTCCCAAGCGAGTGCGGCCCCGAGTCCATATCCTCCCTGCTCGATGAGCTGGCACTGATGAAGCACTGCAACTCGATGGTGCCGGCGGCGGCGGCCAGCACCGAGCAGGCAATTGCCAAGTTCAAGTATTTTGTGACGGAGAACTCGACGATATTGGCCCTGCTCGAGGAGCCGCTGGGCAACGATCAGGACCCGCAGCCAACAGTGACAC TGCTGATACGTGGACCATTTGGACGACATGCCTGGACCATGCAGCTGCGTCATCTTCCACGCAGTAAGTCGGGCATCAAGTACCACGCCGTCAATCCTGGTCGGCCCATTCCTATGAACGATATTAGCCAGAGACCCGAGTGCGAGCAGAAGAACTTCCCCGACGGCGTTGACAAGGTGCAGCCCTGCGTGGCCGACTATTCCATACCCACTATCGAGCAGATTCGCGAGCAGTATGGATCCGCGAGCATCAGGGAGCTGGAATTGATCCTCGAGAACCAGAGCATCCACGAGAAGCTGGCCTGGGCGGAGGCCGACAACAGTGTGGACAGTCTGTCGCATTCGCAAGAGTGCGTGCCGCCGTTGGTGTGCCAAGAGTTCCATGCCGCACGGCTTTTCCTATCTCATTTTGGCTTCCTCACATTCGAGACGCGCAATCCACACAATCCAGCGGAGTCGCTGGGAACACCGCCTCAGCGGCCCCTCATTGTGCTGGACACCAAGTCGACAGCATTTGCCGCCGATCTGGACAGGCTGGATAAGCTCAGTGCTCGCACCCATGATACCGTCTATGTATTCTATGTAAAG ACGGGTCAGACAAGTGCCCAGCAAATAATTGGCAATATGGTGGAGGAGCCCTCCCTAACCTACGATCCGCACTTTGCCGGCATGCTGCAAACCCTTGGATGGCCGGTGCTGGTGGCCGATCACTCTGGCTGGACGGGCTTTGCACACAACTCCTGGTCGCTGAAGGGAACGCCGGaggagcagcatcagcagcagcagcagctgcagcttaAATCCAATGTACCCAGCGAGCTCAATTATAATGGATCGCAGCGTGTGCTCTACTGGGCGGATGTCTCGTCGGAGATTGCTTTCGTTGTGCCGACCACTTGGAATCTGCGCTACAACAGCGACATCAGCGATGGCGCCAGCATAGCCAACAGTGATCAGATCGGATCGAGCAATGTGTGGGCACGTTGCGAGTCGGATACGGGAACTGGTCCAGCCAAGTCCAAGCCGCGGAATCTCAGCTTAGAATTGGAAACGGCCACCGGCACCGGTGCCGGTACCGGTCGCACGCAAAAGGAGCCTGTGCCGCCAACGCGACGCAAAGGGAACGTAACCAAGCCGACGCTGCTCGCTCAGGCGCCTGCCAAGATCTTCCTGGTGTGGCTGGAGAGCTACGAGGACTATCTGAACTTCCCGCTCGAGGATCTTCTTGCCTACACCCGCACCGGCGAGGAGCTGCACTCGCTCCAGCAACCCAGGGCCGCCGACTGTCATGTGATCTTCGTGCACTCGCTTCTGTCGGGACTATTAAGGGTCAAACTGCAGGGTCCACCCGGTCGCATGAGCTTTGCCACGCCCCTAGTCGATGGCATGGTGCTGAGTCGGCGCGTCGTTGGCAATCTGGTACGTCAGACGGCCCTAAACATATCCCGACGACGGCGACTGGACAATGATAA CTACCAACCGCCGCATGTGCGACGGCGATTGAAGGTGCAGGACATTGTCCAGAAGTACAAAATGGACTTGAGCGAGGCCGAGCTGTTGGCCCATCTGTTCCAGCGCGCAATTTAG